In the genome of Mugil cephalus isolate CIBA_MC_2020 chromosome 21, CIBA_Mcephalus_1.1, whole genome shotgun sequence, one region contains:
- the LOC124999119 gene encoding sphingosine-1-phosphate phosphatase 1-like produces MDNAIKTFVQMCNYLQEPCHVARFQKLCGIEGTFPDKTTKPQGGQSESEGPGLRRRLQGSEVGVGNGDAAVPQVNGMQGDDASRPGDTSAAEADPETTRAKPLRRNSLTGDVGQEFLVHNKFLFYLFTFGTELGNEMFFIIFFPFLFWNIDALVSRRLIVVWAWNLFVGQSTKDMVRWSRPASPPVVKVEVFYNSEYSMPSTHAMTGTAIPFCLFMLTYGRWQYPFLFGFSVALSWSVLVCVSRVYMGMHSVLEVITGFLYSLLILACFQPVLGKIDNYYMTDHYAPLMIIVSHVSLGLVAFSLDTWSTSRGDTAQALGTGAGAALATHANYQLGLLLDPPLSSLPLTLPPLSIGLVLLSLLRFLIGVAVILVTRMAMKAVTIPFLCRLSGLPTDDVRRARQHMRVELPYRYIVYSVVGFVCVCVVPLLFRILNLA; encoded by the exons AATTATCTCCAAGAGCCCTGCCATGTAGCGAGGTTTCAAAAATTATGCGGTATTGAAGGGACGTTTCCGGACAAAACGACCAAGCCGCAGGGTGGACAGTCGGAGTCGGAGGGTCCcgggctgaggaggaggctccAGGGCTCGGAGGTCGGTGTCGGTAACGGAGATGCCGCCGTGCCGCAGGTTAACGGGATGCAGGGCGACGACGCCTCCAGGCCCGGCGATACATCAGCAGCTGAGGCCGACCCAGAAACCACCAGAGCCAAACCCCTGCGGAGAAACTCCCTGACCGGGGATGTGGGTCAGGAGTTCCTGGTGCACAACAAGTTTCTCTTCTACCTGTTCACGTTTGGGACTGAGCTGGGCAACGAGAtgttcttcatcatcttcttccccttcctcttctgGAACATCGACGCCCTGGTCAGCCGGAGGCTCATCGTGGTCTGGGCCTGGAACCTGTTCGTGGGACAGTCCACCAAGGACATGGTGCGCTGGTCCCGGCCGGCCTCGCCTCCCGTGGTGAAGGTGGAGGTCTTCTACAACTCCGAGTACAGCATGCCCTCCACCCACGCCATGACGGGCACGGCCATACCCTTCTGCCTCTTCATGCTGACCTACGGACGGTGGCAG TACCCTTTCCTCTTCGGCTTCTCCGTGGCTCTCAGCTGGAGCGTCCTGGTCTGTGTGAGCCGAGTCTACATGGGGATGCATTCTGTCCTG GAGGTAATCACTGGCTTCCTGTACAGCCTTCTCATCCTCGCATGCTTCCAGCCAGTCTTGGGCAAGATCGACAACTACTACATGACGGACCACTACGCTCCTCTTATGATTATCGTGTCACACGTTAGCCTTGGACTCGTGGCTTTCTCTCTGGATACGTGGAGCACCTCTCGGGGCGACACGGCCCAGGCGCTGGGCACCGGGGCCGGAGCTGCTCTGGCAACCCACGCGAACTATCAGCTGGGGCTGCTGCTGGATCCGCCGCTGTCCTCGCTTCCTCTAACTTTACCTCCGCTCAGCATCGGCCTGGTGTTACTCTCCCTGCTGCGCTTCCTCATCGGAGTCGCTGTCATCCTTGTCACGAGGATGGCCATGAAAGCGGTCACTATACCGTTCCTGTGCCGGCTGTCCGGGCTGCCCACGGACGACGTGAGAAGGGCCCGGCAGCACATGAGGGTCGAGTTGCCGTATCGTTACATTGTCTACAGTGTTGTGGGTTTTGTCTGCGTGTGCGTTGTGCCTCTCCTGTTTAGGATCTTGAACCTTGCCTGA